The following nucleotide sequence is from Pagrus major chromosome 16, Pma_NU_1.0.
CTTATTTACAACGGCCACTTTAGGCCGCTCTGGGGTTTTATCATGATCTGATGGTGCCAACTCACCAAATGACCTATCAGTCAAATAGCTGGGAGGTGATGGTAGTTGTGTAACAGTTGATGCGTCAGGAATGAAGCCCTGTGTAACTGAATCTCCTGGTGAGGTGATCTGAGGAACCTCTGGATTGTTCTCATTGTCTGTCTGAGGTGCAATTGCAATGTCAAGCGGTTCTTGTTTTATAGAAGTTAACACCATGGCAGATTGTGTTGTGTGACTGCTGTTGGCATCAGTGGGTGCACGGCTAACAGGCGTATTATCTTTGTTAAGCCTAAATGCACGCCTGTTTCGAGCACTGATCCTTAGCTTCTGAATCTCTGCCTTTGACAATCGATGCACTTTTTCATAGTGAATTCTCAAACCTGTCGTTCTTGTGAATGTTTTGGGGCAAATCTGACAAGGATATGGAGACAGTTTGGATGGGGTTCTTTTAAGTTCTTCTATCATCTCATTAGAGTAATCGTGCATTTTAGTCAAGTGTCTGAATAATGCCTCCTTTGTCATGAATGAGTATTCACAGTCATCCTGGTCACATTTAAAAGGTTTGGGTACCTTTTCAGAGGGCTTGTCATCACTTTTACTCAgtaatttacttttttcaatCTCAGGGGCTGGAACACAATGACTGACATTTTGCTCTAACGAAAGAGCGCTCCGCATCTTCTCTTGTGCAGCCTCAATCAAATCAAGCCTTTGAAAGGCATGTGAGATTTCCATCAAGTGATCCTCCTGATAAGGTACAGCGAGGGCTGGATTAGCCAACTCTACTGCCTTGTCTTGCTGGTTTTCAGGGGTAATGGACATTGAGTTTGAAAAGTccattatatttgtattttgggGCTCTTGTTTCAACACCATGGGTGAAGTCAAAGTGGTCAAGCTACAAGATTCCTGTGAGAAATCACCATTTGACATGTTGAATACTCCAACGTTATTGTCAGGGACATGGGGGTCATTAAGAAAATCAAGAAAAGATGTTGGCAGGTCAGCCGTTAGGTCTATTTCATCTACAGGCCTGCACTGTGAGCGTTTCGACAAGTGACCCCCAAGAGACTTGGTGCTTGTGAACTCTCTGAAGCATCTCCTGCAGATGACCTTGCCATCTTTAATGATGGCTGGCCATTTGGTTCGCTTGCTCAGCCTGCTGCGTTTTCCTTTCTGCATTTCAGGGTCACTAGCCTTTTCCTCTACGGCGTCAGCCTCACAGTCAGCATTCGGACAGCCCTCTTCATAAGGAAAGTCTGTCTGAGTGACACTTGGTGGACTGAGCATGCCATCAACAGAGTTGTCCATAGGCTCATAACCAGGAGTGGACATATTCTCTCTTTTAATGATGTCGTGTGAAGGTTTTAATGCAATCTGGGCTTCTGGGGTCAGACATTTAATGGGAATATCAACTGATGAGCCTTGAGTATGACAGGAGTTTTCTCGCTGATCATATGGAGTGTGGTAACCTCCTTCAGGGAGGCTGTCAATTGTTGACAGACTGTTTCCATTATCCAACTGACTTGTCATACTTGGACTAATTTTTCTCACATCTACAGTATCTCCACTGCCCTCTGGATGCATTAGTCCATACTGATGCCCTCCATTATGTATTTGCCCTCCGTTGTCAAGCATCAGAGAGCTTGACACATACTGGGACATCAAACTTGAATCTGAAGGAGCGTGTGACGTAGTGGGACCATGCATAGCTGCCATCGAATGATCTCTGTCAGATGGGACAGACGCCGTGGTTTGATAAGGGTCTGCCTGCCATTGAGGATAGCTGCGAGATGGGTACTCATTCATGTTGAAGGCTTCTGGATAGCAGTTATTTACTGGAGGTGAAGACCATGACTGGGACACGTCTGACTGCATCATTCCGCTGGGATTATTTGGGCTTCCCCATGAAGGGTAGTGTGTGGGGTTCACCATTGGCGTGATAGGCACAGGCTCCATTGATCCAGGATAACACTGGGCAGGTGAGGTCGAACATCCCGTTTGGTAATCCATTTGCTGCATCCCCTGTTTGTTGCATAGTACTCCAGGCTGATTTGACTGCCTGTTCCACACATTCTGAGACGGACTGGGTGAAGCTGGCCCACTTGGTGCCTTTTTTGCTGTAATTTTGGCCACTTTGTTATATTTCTTTGCCAATTTCCAGTCTTCAAATATTTCAGGGTGTTGCTTCTTCACATGCCTAGACAGACTTTTGTTTGTACTGTACGCCCTAGTACAGTCACTATATGGGCAGCAATGCAGATTCTCTTCGTTTCCAGCAGTTACAGCAGGCGTGCTGGAAGGATATCCTTGCAGCGAAGAGGGAATTTCTGTCTTGATTTGACTTGGAGAAATTATTTGTGTAATCGCTTTGGGAGTTTCATTGCCTTGGACGTTATCAAGAACCTCTCCCTGTTGACCTGCCACAGGATTTGTGTCACTGGGTACAGGATATACTGGAGGGATTTCACCTTGCCCGACCACATTCGGGGGAGCGTGAGGAGCCTCAGGTGCTGGTGTCACATCAGCTGGTGCTGGAGTGGGGTTTGTCAGAGGAGTATAGCATTGCTCTGGTTCTTGTATTTCAAGCTCTCCTGCAGAATTCAGCATGCTTTCAATCGAGTGTTTCACTCTCACAGGAACAGCATCTTTAGCAACCTCTGGTAATGTGCTTGGTGATGTGTTTGCCTTGGACGCCTCCATCATATATGCATCTGTATCAATCATTTCAAGGCTCGGGGTGCTCTCCAATGGTGGTTGTACTTTTGGAGTGACAGGAGGGTTTTGGTTTGTGATGGGCAAACTCTTTACTGCATCATTTGTACTATGATTCTCTTGGTGAGACAGGAATTGAGACTGTGAGTAGAATATTTTGCCACAATTATCAGTTTGGCAGGTGTAGGTAAGGTAATGCTGAGCCTCATGATCATACAACAAGTAGGCCTCACTGAAAACTTGGCCACAGTTAGGGAACATGCACTGGGCCTTAAATTCaggatgtgtttttctatgcaTGAGAAGCTCAGAATTGGAGTTAAAGTTGGCCTTGCAATCCAACTGTATGCAGATGTATGGTTTGCTGCCACAATGCATCTGCAAATGATCATTAAGATGTCTTACGTTAACAAACTGCCGTCTGCAGTACTGACACACCACCTTCTGTTTTTGTATCTCTAAAAACCTCATGGCCTCTTCGTCATCCTTATGAGATCTGACATGAGCCATGAGGTTTCGGAAAAATTTGAAAGCCTTGGAACAGTTTTTGACGGGACAGAAACAGTCTTGacttatgtgtgtgtcagatgtaGTTTGTTCTATCTTAACAGGAGAGGCCAATTGTTCGCCAATTTGGGGTTCAATCTTAACGGGACTAATGCTCATCTTGGCAGcaacttttgtattttttgatgGACTTTTAGGCGACTGAGGTGGTTTGGTTACCTTCCTAGCAGCTTTCATTGCAGCTAGTCTCTCCTTGCAAGATTGCTTTACATGTGATGCTACATGTGGCTCTAAAACCTCCCTACTTTCAAAACTGTCAGCACAAATAGGACAAAGATACACTCCATCTTTGAAATGCTTCTGTGCGTGGCGAACTATTCTGTGACCCAGGAACTCCTTGTCGCACAAAACACAATACTGCATGTAGGCTCGCCAATTTCTGAACCGAGCAGACACAAAACCTTGCTCCCGAAGTTTTTTagcctctctgtttttttctctttcatctgtGATTTCATTGAGTTCATTTGTAGTGGTTAACAGAAAATCCTCCAGGTCTCTGTATTCAGGGAGTTTTCCAAGTGCACTTTCCACCTCCTGTTCGTCTGTGTCATTGAGTGTGTCAATAGATGACACAATAGCTGCCTCCTCGCCCATCAGTGCCAAGCAGTTGCGTTTCAGTGTTTTCCAGTCCCAGAACTCTGGATCAAAAGGCCACTGTGTCTTCAAGGCCAGCAGTAACTCGCAGCGTAAAGAATTGGGCACTGGTAGGCTTCCGTCCTCCTCGGGCTTTTGGTCAGGTTCGTTGTACAGTGACTCCACAGCATAATACGAGTCAATGGTAGGCTGGAGGAGGAACTCTGTCAGCTGGCATGCACGCTTAACTTCTAGATCAGTTGGCAAGAGGCAGGAAATAGTCTTGCAGATGGTAGACTTGCTATCCTTGTGGTCACTGGTGGTCATTTTCAGAGCTTGAATGCACATTTCCACGCACACTGGAAGCCCCACCTCTCCAAcctacagaaataaacaaacataaatgccAAAGACTTGACTTTAAGATCCCTTTAACAGATGCAGTATCCTAAGAGTCTGAGTCATTCTTTGTGTGAATGGTTATGAGCAATTGTTCTGCCACAAATCTGTGGACTATTTTTCTTACCTCATTTTGGATTACTTTGATTAGAAACAGAATATGACAGACGCTTCTACAGAGGAGAGCCATCTCTTTGCTGTGTCCAAGAAATGCATCAGCTGACGACTCTAAACGCATGAGTAACTTACTCCAGAACAGTGTGAGTTCCCtggaaaacatcacaaacacaactgttaaaaaaaaactcaccaaTATTTTTATTACTGTTAAATCATTGAATACCCATCACATTATAATATGTCTTGCTTTGTCGGAACAGCAGTCCAAAGACCAAAAAACACTCATCTTAAAGCCTTTTCACATCAAGCATAgatttttgtccaaaaaaatcAGGGCTAAAAATGGTAGACGGCACCACAGATAATTTGCACCGGACCTGGTGTGCCTTGTTGTCATGCAGAAAAATCATACACGGATTTTCTGTATGACAACTAGGCACCACATTTTCGCATCCAATGGTGTGAAACTGCTTTCACTATAATATGAGACAAGGAGAAGCAGCTAATTCACACATCTGACAACTTGGAACCATCAAATATTTGATACGTTGTCTTAAAGAAACGATGTAAATgataaatcaattatcaaagCAGTTTAGAAATAAGTAAAGTGACTGATTGTTGCAGTTTTATTTGTACACATATTCCGATTACACAAATTAAAGATGTACTTGCACAGTTTTAAGTAGACCGTTGCTGTTGCGGTTATGGCTTGTAGAGAGCAAACCATTTATACTCATTCATTCACAGTCGGTCTACAGTCCCTCAAGTATTAAGCTATTAGGAGACATGaaccttcaaacacacacacactcagagtcaGCATCTGCAACACTGCTCAACAGTGACGGTATCTCTGCgaactttgtgtttattgcAGAGATTGCTTCACCCAATTGCATAATTAATCATTTCCATGACCACTGTATTCCTGAGGGTAatttttcaagtgttttaaGAGTATTTATCtgacacaaacagcaacacTCACCAGGCACAATAAACATCTCCTTGGAGAAGCTGTCGCTTGAGAAAGGCAGAGCACAGGGAGAGAGCTCCTTTCTCATCTCCCTCTGACTCAAGGTTGCAGATCATTTCAAGAGCATCTTTACAGTCTATTGACGCAATCTATtatggagagagagatagagagaaatAAAGCCACAGtcaatttaaatgaaattaaataactATCTGACACACTGTTCGGAcctttttattgttaaaaactCAAATAAGTAATGAGTGACTAATGGGTTTTGCCGTTAGATtcaatttcagttcattttcagtCCGATAGTCTATTTGTTTAATATAAAAACACcttcaaacatattttttttctatttcctgTCGTATTATTGGGTAATTTGCAGGGTTAAAGATGTAAGAACTGTAATAGGTACATTATCAAGTGTTAGATGTGATGACTTTGTGTGCACTTGGCACTCTGTCATTTCTTACCTCTTCCATTAGCTGCTCCTGACTTTTTGTCATGCAGATGCAAACCAAGTAGGTTTGTTTGAAGTTTCCTTTTCCTTCATATCCCGGATACTCTGAGCATATCTTTGCAAGGACAGCAGCTTTATCGACATTGTCCACTTTGATTAGGTGCTTTATTCTCATGTTCAGAAGTGTGGGACCTTCCAACTCAAGAAACTCGTGAACTAAGGAACAaaaaggagaagacagagacaaaagatAAGAAactgcatacacacactgaatAATTATAATCTCATGCAGTTACAACTATACAAGTTAGGAACAAGTGAGAACTAACCTTGCTCAGTTTGCGGGATTTGATTGGACATGATGCTGCTTAGTGTGGTGTTGGACCAAACGCCATCCTCCTGTGCCAGAACTGAGAGCAGGCAAAGCTGTGTGCTCCCACTTTCTTGCAAAAGGCTGTGTGCCAACTGCAAcagaagataaataaatatgtagTAAATAAATTACTAAAACCTCAATGTGTCATGCTTTTAATGTTAATAGTCATTTACAGTCAAGAGTCTAAAGTAATTGTTATAACAATTGTTATGTTACTTGAAGGAATTTGTGTCACCATTCAATGGTTTACATTTCTCAAAAAAGCAGCAATTAACAGAGCATTACCTAAAATGAACCTACAGATCCAAACATTTagctcatttattttcattacgTTACAACAATGAGCCGAACCAAATGCATTCTAACAACTAAAACAGCTTTTCTTTGCTTATCGCTGCAGAGATAAGCCTCAGAAAAAGTCTCCTAACAGCACGGGGGATACTGACCTtcatggaggactgaaactcCTCCCATAAGGCACCAGGGACATGCTGGGGCAGTAAGAGCAGCAGCTCCGCACAGCTCCTGCGAATCCAACACAGTCATTTGTTAAAGCCACATTTAGGTCAAGGATGTGTACACGCTACACAAAATAAGGGGAGCATGAAATGTGCTGCTGTGAAGCCAGagtgggatttttgaatatAGTAAAGACAGAGGTGTAAATCAGAAGCTGATTTagtcactgttgtttttttatatgtaaaGACAAAAGCTCAGAATAGCTAGATCAGTAACTGTGatcaataattaattaaattacatCCTTGACAGTGATAACTGTTGCCTCTGATTCCCTTCATTTTGTGTATGCACTGCACCTCCGCGTGCAGCTCATCCCAAATATGTCGAAGCTCCCCAAGAGGTAGCCTACATTTCTGTTCTGTATTACAGCCTCGAGGACTTTGCCTCCACAACTGCTTCAAGAGCACATTGTGCGAATAGCTGAAGTGCTCCTGAATACTGTTTGCAGCATATTTCCAAACTTTTCATATCTAAATTTCCTCTGGGATTTggatgtggtttttttttttttattcttattgtCAAATATTGTGCATCTTTCATGTAATATCTAAAGGGATCACTGTCAGCCAAACCGAACGACACCAGTGGGACAGTAGAGCAAACTTTGCAAAAGCAAACCTGTAACCCTCTCTTTGCCACTTCAACTAATACAGGAAAGCTTAGACTTAAACTGGACGTTTGCCAATTTTAAATAGATGCAACTGAACAATGGTAAACTTATCTCTCTTATTTTGCTTGCACCCAGAGCCCCCGATAAATGATGCAAAAAGCGGCACATTGTGTATTTTAGGGCTGTTTTATCAACTACAGATTGTActtctgcattttttcaagcCTACATCCACGGACACAAAAATTACAGTCggatcgagagagagagacacttgaGTGAGGGGGTCCCActaaactctgatcaaactgtgtACACTAGGCAGCCCTGATAAGCTATAAACTCAGAATCTGTTACTACACTGTCTATTTCTcgtcaaaaatgttttcaataacaTATTTTATCATACTTTTTATCTGCAATAAAGAAAGATTGAGAAAGTGGCCTCAGTATCGCCTCTTGTTTTGTTAAAACGAATGCTGAAGAATCTCTGACTGTAAAACGtggcagtgctgatcaaatatgaacccaatcctgtttgttgtttatttctcaaCTATGTGTTTTCAGGAATCCACCttgctgtttcctgtttcaaaaccAACACCAAGCCAAAGCCAATAACCGCCCTTGAAGTGTGCCACACATCACTCTCAGTGCCTTCTGGTTATTGTacgttgtgttttttcttttgagcaAAAGGGAACACTATAGctcttttcctgtgttttatcTGATCATGTTGCACCAATTGCAAACATATCTACACTTTTCTACTGCAttgacagcccagttttatgcaagggccatctttccagcGGTGAAATTCTTCTTTAGTTTAAGCAttatatttctgtcatttttgtgtAACATTAATACAAGTCGAGTTAATAATAAAGACACCGTTTGAAAAAATTTTAATATATGGGCCTATGTATAATATTCAATAATGAATTTTACAGGACTTTGAGAGATCTtctctgcagtgtgtttctACTCACAGTGCTAACTTTTCAAGTAGGAGTGGCGCGTTTTCACATTcggaggagagacaggaggcGGCCTTAGCAAAGCTGAGGATGGCCACAGTGTAGACCTCCAGCAAAGGCAGTGGATCCTCGTCAGTTTTCCAACGGCCAGCATGTTCCACAAGGACCTGGAAAACATTAAAAGGTTACAATAAGAATTAACTCACTCTCAGACTGATTTATTTTAAGGCAGACAAAGTTGAGCTGATGCTAAAAATGACAGACTgctgtggaaaaaataaaaatctaagaTTTAATCACTGATATCTAGTCTTTCAttaagcaaaaatgaaaaaaaatgtttctagcCTCTCAAACTTGAGGATTCGCTGCTTTTCtctaatttaaataaatgtaagttGAATTTTGGGTTTTAGGGCAACTGTCTGGATAAAACAACCAATTTGGAGACATCAGCCTCGACACTGGGAGACTGCAATAGGTCGTTAATATAGAGCGGCACGATATGTAGTTTCAGCATCAATATCGCAATATGTGCATGCGCAACAGGCTGTCTGTGTCAAGTAAGACAAATTAACTCAAGTACTTAATGCtaaaaacttttttgctgcttggCACAAAACTAAAACTCGCATGtttctcattttccatgactaATCTACAAGAGAAGTCAGTCTTATATTGCATACTGAGTTTGTTGCTTGTGAGCttgtgcattctggttgtttgaaatgttttaatgcacTCCCTTTGTTAAATCACCCATCATTACTGAATAATTCTTTCCAAATAGAGCTATTAAAGGAAATTtagatattttttcatattaCAATACAAACCGCAGAAAACCAAACTACTGCAACGTCAGTTTTTTCCCAATATCGTGCAGCCGTAACTTTGTATTTATAGACCCGAAAATAACTGatagattaatcgataatgaaaatgataatgTCGCCTTTATCGATAATATAAGCCGAGCAAATTTTGATCATGGTAGCAAAAAGACCAAATATAGACTTTGTCATCATAGAGGCTATAGAGAGGTGGAGTCACGCCCCTTCCGCTGGACAACCAGGGGGccttattttagaaaaaaaatatgtatggtagtgacattttttgattcagtttgcattgtgtcatGAATTACACATCATTTGCATACTCGTTATacaagtttttctcttttaacacTCATCAAAACCTGTTAGAGTTGGTCCCGTGTATTAGTAAGCTCACAAAACTGACTAACTTATCTTTGGCAAAGCTGCAGCTGTCAGTATGACCAGATTTATTCTGATTTTATACCTTTTCTAACACTTTTTTTCTGAGCTgaggtgacggccatgttggtgttggtgacgtataATGAGCGAGACGAGGTAGCTCACTGAGCAATTATACACAAAACTATATTTTACTATCTTtgcaacaaactgacaacaaactacaaaaataattgcaatataaTAGATGCAAGTTGAGAAAGTCATTTCTCAACTTGCATCTATTATAttgcaatttctttttttttttaattgaccaacatcatatgtgtacttcatggcacaattcaaacaggattataaatcacaaattaaaaGTAGAATATTTTTCCGAAATAAGGTCCAATGGGGAAAACTACACTAGGGGCGGGACTTTTCCTCtataaagaaaatcaaacatgtttagtgagaaaaagagatttttattCCTGCGTACTAGGACTGAAAGATGTGATAGTAATTTAGCATGCATTTATACAGTGAAACTTTAAGCTTTCTGGGTGCTCCACAGTTAATCTTTTTCAgcgaagaaagaaaaatctcatcaaggatgagaaaaataaatttgtATAAATATTAACCATGTTATTACACACTGATTACAAAATTCAGTCAAGATGTGGACACCAAACAAAGCACCAAAGTTATGCAGCtctgtacaaaaaaaagaaagaaagaaagagaaaaaaaaaagaaagctccctctttttttcttttcactcagcTCAAGTGACGCCTAACCTTCATCTCTGAAAAGTCCCTCCAtttcttccacacacacacaatgttcaCGCAGATCCATTTCACCCCGAGTGACTTTTATTATTCCTGCAGTTATTTTCTGATGAGATAAATCTCCATCAGGACTTCATCTGCACACAACCACAGCATTCAGTCCGAGGCTCGtcccattttttccccccacaaatAACtttaaagttgaatgaatcgCTCTCAGCCGTGAGataaacacaaaccaacaactCGCACTGTAATTTGGTGCAATCATCGCGGTGTGAGACTGATATCAGGTAAAAACGGAGACCTCGCGTGAAATTTACGTGGTCAGGGCACATTAATGAGGAGGATGTGTAATGGAGTCAGTGACCACTGCTGCCAcactttcccttttttaaatctCAGCCAGCTGCAGACAGATCGCTTGTTGTAACATTGACATCAATTCAACATCTTTTCGCCGCCGCTGACTATGTGGCTGTAATAAACATCTCCGCTGATGATGTGGTGAGCTGGATTAATTAGTGCACAAGGCCTGGGCTAGCACCTTGGAAAAATCATTGATCTTTCCGTTACGATAGAGCAGCTTCACAAAAGTAACCCCTTTTTACACCAAGCTAAAACTTAAACCAGCATGGAGATGCAGTGTTATAACGTCTGAATTGTATTTTCTACGAGGGGCACAACCATATAATTCAGTGGCTATCAATGCAATCGCTCTGTAAAATCTCGCTAACGTAGCTATCCATTTTTTGCACAGCATGACCACTGCACAGGACAGGGGGACCCTGCATAACAGCTAGCAACATCCATCTGCTATTAGCTATCTGGCCTGGAAAATACGAGTAACACAAGCACGGCGCGCGCACATTTGCGTGACTTCTCCCCGCGTGGTTAGTCAGACTTTGCACATAAGTGCATGCCAGAGGCAAACATCATTGTGGGAAAGGCTGAAAACCACGGAggagtttttttccccatcttgAAATGCCAGGCAGCTAGCTAGGCAGCTAGCTCCTTAGCTACATTGTTGTAGCAAACGTAGACGCGCATCCTCGGCCAGGAAGCCAGAGGGGCTGCAGGCTGCCCgggatgagcagcaggaggacggGCTAACCTGGCAAAACTCCTGGCAGAAATGCAGCGAGGCTTCCAACGGAGACTGCGAGCTCTCTTTCAAAGCTGTGGTCAAACCCTGGAACCGCTCTCGGAGCTCCTCGATAGCTTTCCGTGTGTCATATtccttctctgtctccccctccgCCATCTTCACAAC
It contains:
- the znf292a gene encoding zinc finger protein 292a, producing MAEGETEKEYDTRKAIEELRERFQGLTTALKESSQSPLEASLHFCQEFCQVLVEHAGRWKTDEDPLPLLEVYTVAILSFAKAASCLSSECENAPLLLEKLALSCAELLLLLPQHVPGALWEEFQSSMKLAHSLLQESGSTQLCLLSVLAQEDGVWSNTTLSSIMSNQIPQTEQVHEFLELEGPTLLNMRIKHLIKVDNVDKAAVLAKICSEYPGYEGKGNFKQTYLVCICMTKSQEQLMEEIASIDCKDALEMICNLESEGDEKGALSLCSAFLKRQLLQGDVYCAWELTLFWSKLLMRLESSADAFLGHSKEMALLCRSVCHILFLIKVIQNEVGEVGLPVCVEMCIQALKMTTSDHKDSKSTICKTISCLLPTDLEVKRACQLTEFLLQPTIDSYYAVESLYNEPDQKPEEDGSLPVPNSLRCELLLALKTQWPFDPEFWDWKTLKRNCLALMGEEAAIVSSIDTLNDTDEQEVESALGKLPEYRDLEDFLLTTTNELNEITDEREKNREAKKLREQGFVSARFRNWRAYMQYCVLCDKEFLGHRIVRHAQKHFKDGVYLCPICADSFESREVLEPHVASHVKQSCKERLAAMKAARKVTKPPQSPKSPSKNTKVAAKMSISPVKIEPQIGEQLASPVKIEQTTSDTHISQDCFCPVKNCSKAFKFFRNLMAHVRSHKDDEEAMRFLEIQKQKVVCQYCRRQFVNVRHLNDHLQMHCGSKPYICIQLDCKANFNSNSELLMHRKTHPEFKAQCMFPNCGQVFSEAYLLYDHEAQHYLTYTCQTDNCGKIFYSQSQFLSHQENHSTNDAVKSLPITNQNPPVTPKVQPPLESTPSLEMIDTDAYMMEASKANTSPSTLPEVAKDAVPVRVKHSIESMLNSAGELEIQEPEQCYTPLTNPTPAPADVTPAPEAPHAPPNVVGQGEIPPVYPVPSDTNPVAGQQGEVLDNVQGNETPKAITQIISPSQIKTEIPSSLQGYPSSTPAVTAGNEENLHCCPYSDCTRAYSTNKSLSRHVKKQHPEIFEDWKLAKKYNKVAKITAKKAPSGPASPSPSQNVWNRQSNQPGVLCNKQGMQQMDYQTGCSTSPAQCYPGSMEPVPITPMVNPTHYPSWGSPNNPSGMMQSDVSQSWSSPPVNNCYPEAFNMNEYPSRSYPQWQADPYQTTASVPSDRDHSMAAMHGPTTSHAPSDSSLMSQYVSSSLMLDNGGQIHNGGHQYGLMHPEGSGDTVDVRKISPSMTSQLDNGNSLSTIDSLPEGGYHTPYDQRENSCHTQGSSVDIPIKCLTPEAQIALKPSHDIIKRENMSTPGYEPMDNSVDGMLSPPSVTQTDFPYEEGCPNADCEADAVEEKASDPEMQKGKRSRLSKRTKWPAIIKDGKVICRRCFREFTSTKSLGGHLSKRSQCRPVDEIDLTADLPTSFLDFLNDPHVPDNNVGVFNMSNGDFSQESCSLTTLTSPMVLKQEPQNTNIMDFSNSMSITPENQQDKAVELANPALAVPYQEDHLMEISHAFQRLDLIEAAQEKMRSALSLEQNVSHCVPAPEIEKSKLLSKSDDKPSEKVPKPFKCDQDDCEYSFMTKEALFRHLTKMHDYSNEMIEELKRTPSKLSPYPCQICPKTFTRTTGLRIHYEKVHRLSKAEIQKLRISARNRRAFRLNKDNTPVSRAPTDANSSHTTQSAMVLTSIKQEPLDIAIAPQTDNENNPEVPQITSPGDSVTQGFIPDASTVTQLPSPPSYLTDRSFGELAPSDHDKTPERPKVAVVNKSPDVKLKSRNKKTEIQENLSPVGKAIEQQGRSDASLSKVKEPKSSPASASASSSPEKPSSSKNTPTKDELHKKDKSQKRLSLKMCETDAYSPYRPYRCVHEGCTAAFTIQHNLILHYRAMHQAALPPSKPEPEPEKTPVKPVQESIQSISKDHEVRCQVKDCSRVFMGITRLVQHYLLLHKFSRDKATAMMASMTIGTFNCDRPECALPFNNVEKYIEHIKNFHKEIAISESGSVDPTFKCEYDGCDRVYTTKSNLLRHLIKKHEYVYDPKTSDGRRTKSVGLFVAVTNGKENVESKFKMKKKNTKKKDGKSIEHWTSFGKPTLKSHEEASAMCTKKSTLQYPCMIIGCDAVERAERSIFKHYTTHGLTERYIEDQRSQFIFCKKYPRARFKDSNKSEGASSSSSEETEPEEGEKPSDEKTDELVDRIGQEDSKLSNDDSAESQASTGTEGGTKRGRPRKPAHPTPACPERMQTLRNRTTVNSSRENSNPGTPTAQEQRDDGVTSGSFKPLGLEDSFLKFLETSESTQTSKRKLNDKSSAELPSKRQQTHKQKSAMKSKITGCENLVDFRNPLNLKSANNVKIVIDKTFSDGADLLLKQLQDMRPIVIIKKWLYSGS